A part of Primulina eburnea isolate SZY01 chromosome 10, ASM2296580v1, whole genome shotgun sequence genomic DNA contains:
- the LOC140803422 gene encoding mitogen-activated protein kinase kinase kinase 20-like, producing the protein MSVGKKGDVVRGKGVNEYGDGVAWLRGSMIGKGGFGCVYVATLKNPRSKHSYFPSVMAVKSAEVSVSGSIQKEREVLSNVKGCPNIIRCFGDETTMGDNGMMVYNLLLEYGSGGNLAQRIKKSGSGGLPEFEAIAYARCILRGLKHIHGIGYVHCDLKPDNILLLPSSRREGSTSFCAKIGDFGLTKRVKQSKKRKLGPYWRGTPTYLSPEAVMDNVQEAPSDIWAVGCIVLEMLTGKHPWHGEKELKAEDILAKIGRRHESPKIPNDISKDARDFLKGCFVRESRFRMTAEMLLNHPFVRGLEDNEAIEDVEEPEGLNDIETILVVSESDYELSPGSYSDEWGYTSDGVSFSYWSDEDVSYCEDKVVSDFVEEVEVEKLESVTNSSVDAGLCQSTEASSEVSPRKKPQFPVSFTISS; encoded by the coding sequence ATGTCGGTGGGAAAGAAGGGAGACGTGGTTCGAGGGAAGGGTGTGAATGAATATGGTGATGGGGTTGCATGGCTTAGGGGGTCGATGATTGGGAAAGGGGGTTTCGGGTGTGTTTATGTGGCTACTCTCAAGAATCCCAGATCAAAGCATAGCTATTTTCCGTCCGTGATGGCGGTGAAATCGGCGGAGGTTTCGGTTTCGGGTTCAATTCAGAAGGAGAGAGAGGTTTTGAGTAATGTCAAGGGATGTCCGAATATAATCAGGTGTTTTGGGGACGAGACGACAATGGGGGATAATGGTATGATGGTGTATAATCTGTTGTTGGAGTATGGTTCTGGTGGAAACTTAGCACAGAGGATCAAGAAATCGGGCAGCGGTGGATTGCCTGAATTTGAGGCTATCGCGTATGCAAGGTGCATTCTTAGGGGTTTGAAGCATATTCATGGCATTGGCTATGTTCATTGCGATTTGAAGCCGGATAATATTTTACTTTTGCCTAGTTCTCGAAGAGAAGGAAGTACTTCGTTTTGTGCTAAGATTGGAGATTTCGGATTGACAAAGAGGGTAAAACAGAGTAAGAAGAGGAAGCTGGGTCCTTATTGGAGGGGTACTCCTACGTATTTGTCGCCGGAGGCTGTGATGGATAACGTGCAAGAAGCTCCAAGTGACATTTGGGCGGTTGGGTGTATTGTGCTGGAGATGTTAACCGGGAAGCATCCGTGGCACGGAGAAAAAGAGTTGAAGGCGGAAGACATTCTTGCCAAGATTGGTAGGAGGCACGAATCACCGAAAATTCCGAATGATATATCGAAAGATGCGAGGGATTTTCTAAAGGGTTGTTTTGTGAGGGAGTCCAGGTTCAGAATGACTGCTGAAATGCTGTTGAATCATCCTTTTGTTAGAGGCTTGGAAGACAATGAAGCAATCGAAGATGTTGAGGAGCCagaaggtttgaatgatattgAGACTATATTGGTAGTATCTGAGAGCGACTATGAGTTGAGTCCGGGATCGTATTCAGACGAGTGGGGCTATACCTCTGACGGGGTTTCATTTTCCTATTGGTCAGATGAGGATGTAAGCTATTGCGAGGATAAAGTCGTGTCTGATTTTGTTGAGGAAGTTGAGGTTGAGAAACTTGAAAGCGTAACAAACTCTAGCGTTGATGCTGGACTCTGTCAATCAACAGAGGCTTCATCAGAAGTTTCGCCAAGAAAAAAACCGCAGTTTCCCGTTAGTTTTACCATTTCTAGCTAA
- the LOC140803423 gene encoding putative late blight resistance protein homolog R1A-3, whose translation MAAYAAVVSLMHTSEQILHPSHQWLRIHRKQIESLLQKVRYLQEFLEDNSNRDHEEMAGLEGQIAAAACAAEDIIESHVSDQILARSTGSEAKSSTSFSECIQKFIEEMEDLIETKVIRIKATIGDFGQDRSFVDFLPAVASRLAPNDQNAIVGSDEKLIEIMDRLTGQQLNRQIIAIVGMGGIGKTTLAKNIYENPHIVHNFHIRAWVTISQNYSGAKIVSALLYQINQRKQETVSDDQLGELLYKSLSGMKYLIVMDDMWCTKAWDEIKPFIPDNCNGSRILITTRLWNVAAHSSSCRPFEMEFLNDDRSWELLKEKVFGERVCPPEFEELGKTIAKNCGGLPLAIVVIGGLLAKSNKKTVFWEHVAENLYSIINSGGDENCLKILSLSYSNLPIHLKPCFLFMALGTVDSESDTCEIAKIWVSEGFLKPIRAKSLEEAANEYIVDLIDRNLMFVRKRGILGQIKSVGIHDLLRDLCLREAQKVNFFSSIDVHNPDIPPGIQFTRRLVFHQAPLKPIRSVSPVLDLLGSTSLTRSMYGELGHTPLCATNLRLLRVLYIVESNFSPDEIMKLVNLRSLSLNTEWGSNSIFRFTSSISLFWNLQTLDIADTSDKPIFLPPEIWDLPQLRHIQFNRFVLPDPPGPDDKHDYHIMENLHSLVNVLYFRCTEEILRRAPNLKELKVIYDSLPWSVKWPHFYLHNLVHLHKLESLACKVLSEISVNYLSFPLSLKKLVLNGSRIPWEDMTIVGLLPNLEVLKLRSGACVGPDWCPVEGEFVRLKSLVIGKTNLRRWRADKTHFPILEHLALQYINLMEFPPELGELLTLRKIELFKCGESTATSAKKILEEQESLGNEGLQLIVI comes from the coding sequence ATGGCGGCGTATGCAGCTGTAGTTTCACTTATGCATACTTCAGAGCAGATCTTGCACCCTTCCCACCAATGGCTTCGTATCCACAGAAAACAGATTGAATCCTTGCTGCAAAAGGTCCGCTACCTTCAAGAATTTCTCGAAGATAACTCGAACAGAGACCACGAAGAAATGGCTGGATTGGAGGGCCAAATTGCAGCTGCAGCTTGTGCAGCAGAGGATATTATTGAGTCCCATGTATCGGATCAGATTCTAGCACGATCTACGGGTAGCGAGGCGAAGAGCTCCACCAGCTTCTCTGAATGTATCCAAAAATTTATAGAAGAAATGGAGGATTTGATCGAGACCAAGGTGATCAGGATTAAAGCGACAATCGGGGACTTCGGCCAAGATCGGAGTTTTGTAGATTTTTTGCCTGCTGTTGCATCAAGGTTAGCTCCCAATGACCAAAATGCTATCGTAGGTTCTGACGAGAAATTGATTGAGATAATGGATAGACTCACTGGACAACAATTAAATCGCCAAATCATAGCCATTGTTGGAATGGGAGGAATCGGTAAGACGACTCTAGCTAAAAATATCTATGAAAATCCACATATTGTGCATAACTTTCATATTCGTGCTTGGGTGACAATATCTCAAAATTATAGTGGGGCGAAGATTGTTTCGGCGCTGCTGTATCAAATTAATCAGAGAAAACAAGAAACTGTAAGTGATGACCAGTTAGGTGAACTTTTATACAAAAGCTTATCTGGTATGAAGTATTTGATAGTGATGGATGATATGTGGTGTACTAAGGCCTGGGATGAGATAAAGCCATTCATTCCAGATAATTGCAATGGAAGTCGAATTTTGATAACGACGAGGCTATGGAATGTAGCGGCGCATTCGAGCTCTTGTAGGCCTTTTGAAATGGAATTTTTGAATGATGACAGGAGTTGGGAGTTGTTGAAAGAAAAGGTGTTCGGAGAAAGAGTTTGTCCTCCTGAGTTTGAGGAATTAGGGAAGACCATTGCAAAAAATTGTGGAGGACTTCCTCTGGCAATTGTGGTGATCGGTGGACTCCTTGCCAAGTCTAACAAGAAAACGGTGTTCTGGGAGCACGTTGCGGAAAACTTGTACTCAATCATAAATTCAGGGGGCGATGAAAATTGCCTAAAGATATTATCTTTGAGTTACAGCAACTTGCCTATTCATTTGAAACCATGCTTTCTTTTCATGGCTCTTGGTACAGTAGATAGTGAGTCTGATACCTGTGAAATCGCCAAGATATGGGTTTCAGAGGGATTTTTAAAGCCAATAAGAGCTAAAAGCTTGGAAGAGGCAGCGAATGAGTACATTGTAGACCTTATTGATAGAAATCTCATGTTCGTTCGTAAACGAGGGATCCTTGGGCAAATAAAAAGTGTTGGTATTCATGATCTTCTGAGGGACCTATGCCTCAGGGAAGCTCAAAAAGTAAACTTCTTTAGTTCGATAGATGTACATAACCCTGATATTCCCCCAGGCATACAATTCACACGTCGCCTTGTCTTTCATCAAGCTCCCTTGAAACCCATAAGATCTGTCTCACCTGTCCTTGATTTATTGGGATCAACATCACTAACGCGTTCTATGTATGGTGAGTTGGGTCATACACCATTGTGTGCTACAAATTTAAGACTGCTGAGGGTGTTGTACATCGTAGAGAGTAACTTTTCCCCTGATGAAATTATGAAGCTCGTTAACCTCCGGTCCTTGTCTTTAAACACTGAATGGGGTTCGAATTCGATTTTTAGGTTTACTTCTTCGATATCCCTATTTTGGAACCTGCAGACTTTGGACATAGCTGATACCTCAGATAAACCAATATTTCTTCCACCAGAAATTTGGGATTTGCCCCAACTTAGGCATATCCAGTTCAATAGATTTGTTTTACCTGATCCTCCTGGTCCCGATGACAAGCATGATTATCATATAATGGAAAACCTGCATAGTCTTGTCAATGTTCTGTATTTTAGGTGTACTGAGGAGATTTTGAGAAGAGCTCCAAATCTAAAGGAATTAAAAGTTATTTATGATAGTCTCCCCTGGAGTGTGAAATGGCCTCACTTCTACCTTCATAATCTTGTCCATTTGCACAAACTCGAATCACTAGCATGCAAAGTGTTGTCCGAGATTTCGGTGAATTACCTCAGCTTCCCGCTTTCGCTTAAAAAGCTTGTTTTGAATGGCAGCCGCATACCTTGGGAAGATATGACAATTGTCGGTTTGTTGCCTAATCTTGAAGTTCTTAAGCTTAGATCCGGTGCATGTGTTGGTCCGGATTGGTGTCCGGTTGAAGGAGAATTTGTCAGATTGAAGTCGCTGGTAATTGGCAAAACTAATTTGCGGCGCTGGAGAGCCGACAAGACACACTTTCCCATCCTTGAGCACCTAGCTCttcaatatataaatttgaTGGAATTTCCTCCAGAGCTTGGTGAACTTTTAACACTTAGAAAAATTGAATTGTTTAAGTGTGGCGAATCTACTGCCACTTCCGCAAAGAAAATACTTGAGGAACAAGAGAGCCTGGGAAATGAGGGCCTTCAACTAATAGTTATATAA